The Drosophila sulfurigaster albostrigata strain 15112-1811.04 chromosome 3, ASM2355843v2, whole genome shotgun sequence genomic sequence GAGACTCGGAATCATCCTACTCCTAGAGCAAACACCCAACAACAATATGGGTAACATGGGCACCATGGGAGCGGGCAGACAACCGACTGTTCGCAATGATCCAAAGCGCAATGCAACCTTCTCGGCATCGCAGCGCGTCAAACACGTGCCGACCCACTACGACGAGGACGATGAGGACACCCGCGACATGACCGGTCGCATACGCACCGAAGCAGGATACGAGGCGAGTATATTTTGGATATCAATTGCAAACATATTGCTAAAAAGTTTCTTTCGCTGCGCAGATTGATCGCGCTTCTGCTGGCAACTGCAAGCTGAACAAGCAGGAGAAGGAACGCGACAAGGAGCAGGAGGATGAGTTTGGCTACACGATGGCCAAGATCAACAAGCGCTATAACATGATGAAAGATCTGCGACGCATCGAGTTCGAACGCCAGGCCAATATACCGCTGGGCATCGCGCTAGCCGGTCACAAGGATCGCCAGAAAATGGCCTGTTTCATTGCGGGCGTCGATCCCAAAGGAATGCTGGCCAACGTGGATGTGAAGCCAGGTGACGAGATTGTCGAGGTTAACGGCAATGTACTAAAGAATCGCTGCCACTTGAATGCCACGGCTGTGTTCAAGAATGTCGAGGGCGAGAAGCTCGTCCTGATCACATCGCGTCGCAAGCCGAACGACGAGGGCATGTGTGTGAAGCCCATCAAGAAGTTCCCCACTTCCAGCGATGAGGCAAGGCTTGAGTAGTCTTTTTACTCTTTCAAAAACCATTAAactgtttcttcttcttgcagACCAAGTTCTTATTTGATCAGTTCCCTAAAGCACGCACAGTGCAAGTGCGCAAGGAGGGCTTCTTGGGCATCATGGTAATCTATGGCAAGCACGTCGAGGTGGGCAACGGTATCTTCGTCTCCGATTTACGCGAGGGTTCCAATGCCGAGGCGGTAAGAGGAAAAACCATGCTTCAAgtgaaatacattaaatatcaACCTTCCAGGCGGGCATCAAAGTGGGTGACATGCTATTGGCGGTTAACCAGGATGTGACACTCGAGTCCAACTACGATGAAGTAAAGCAATAGCCAATATTACAAAATCAGCGAATAACGTATACTTTTACAGGCGACTGGACTGCTTAAGCGAGCGGAGGGCAATGTGACTATGATACTGCTGACGCTCAAGAGCGAGGAGTCCATAAAGGCCGAGAAAGAAGtggaggaaaagaaaaaaagagggTGAGTTCAAGAGCAATACAAAGTTAAACCCTGTAAGATGCTATCCATTCGTTTGCAGAAGCCAAAAAGGAGGAAGAAAAGCCACAGGAACCTGCAACAGCCGAAatcaaaccaaacaaaaaggTGCTCATCGAGGTGAAGGTAGACAAGAAACCATTGGGTGTCGTTGTGACTGGCGGCAAGAACAACCACGTCAGGGTAAGCTGTACATCTTCTCGCATTACAATTTCACGCGGTTTAGTTGAATCCACCAATCGTTGCAGACTGGTTGTGTCATCACACACATTTATCCAGAGGGCGCCCTGGCCGCAGACAATCGTCTGAAGATCTTCGATCATATTTGCGACATCAACGGCGTGGCCGTGCATTGCGAGAGCCTAACCACGCTCAAGGTACATCAGCTGTTCCATGTGACATACG encodes the following:
- the LOC133844341 gene encoding LOW QUALITY PROTEIN: inactivation-no-after-potential D protein (The sequence of the model RefSeq protein was modified relative to this genomic sequence to represent the inferred CDS: deleted 1 base in 1 codon), producing the protein MVQFQGNPGAGGGEHIHMVTLDKTGKKSFGICIVRGEVKDSPNTKTTGIFIKGIVPDSPAHLCAKLKVGDRILSLNGKDVRNSTEQAVIDLIKEADYKIDLEIQTFDKSEESNKNDPRSNGYMQAKNKFNQEQTPNNNMGNMGTMGAGRQPTVRNDPKRNATFSASQRVKHVPTHYDEDDEDTRDMTGRIRTEAGYEIDRASAGNCKLNKQEKERDKEQEDEFGYTMAKINKRYNMMKDLRRIEFERQANIPLGIALAGHKDRQKMACFIAGVDPKGMLANVDVKPGDEIVEVNGNVLKNRCHLNATAVFKNVEGEKLVLITSRRKPNDEGMCVKPIKKFPTSSDETKFLFDQFPKARTVQVRKEGFLGIMVIYGKHVEVGNGIFVSDLREGSNAEAAGIKVGDMLLAVNQDVTLESNYDEATGLLKRAEGNVTMILLTLKSEESIKAEKEVEEKKKREAKKEEEKPQEPATAEIKPNKKVLIEVKVDKKPLGVVVTGGKNNHVRTGCVITHIYPEGALAADNRLKIFDHICDINGVAVHCESLTTLKVHQLFHVTYEKTVNFTVYRADPPELEKFNVDFMKKSGKELGLSLTPNERGCTISDMIQGQYPEIDNKLQRGDIITKFNGDSLEGCTFPVCYALFKGANGKISMEVTRPKPTLRTEAPK